The nucleotide window CGTCGCCTATGCGGTTTACCTTCTGGCCCGTAAGCCGGATGTAAAGACGGTTGCGATCATCAATCCGGACTATGCGTTCGGACATGATGCGGCGACGATCTTCAAGGCCGCGCTGAAAGCCCTGCGCCCGGATATCCAGGTGGTGGCCGAACTCTTCCCGAAGATGGGCTCGCCGAACTACCAGACCGAAATTTCGCGCCTGACCACGGCGCGGCCAGATGTCGTGTTCTCCAACCTTTGGGGTGCGGATCTCGAAAACTTCGTGCGGCAAGCGCAGCCGCGCGGTCTTTTCAGCTCCAGCCAAGTTGTCCTTGCGCTCGGCGAAACTGTGCTGCAGCGCGTGCCGCTGCCGGAGGGTGTGATCGTCGGCGTGCTCGGCGATGGCTGGTGGATGTCGCCAGACGCTGCGGCGAACGCGCAGACAAAGAAGTTTGTCGACGCGTATAAGGCTAAGTATGGCGAGTATCCGGTGTTCCCGTCGATCAAGATGGCGAATACGCTGCTCTACGTGAAGGCAGCCTATGAAGCCGCGATGAAGAAGAACGGTGGTAAGTGGCCGAGCCGCGCCGAACTCGTCGATGCGATGCGCGGAAGCAAGGTGCCGACGCTCACCGGCACCACTGTGACGCGTGCGGACAATGATGGCATGGTCGATCAGATCGTCGGCGTGACGGTGAAGTCGCCTAACCAGAGCTTCCCGGTGATCGGCGAGATGGTGCGTTACAAAGGCGATGCGCTGATGCCGAAGGAAGGACAGGATCCGATCGGCTGGATCTCGACCTTGACGCCGGCTTTTGCTGCTTCGCTTCCGAAGCCCGGTAGCTACAAGTAATCCGTGACAGCTGGCCTCCCGCGACATATCCGCGGGAGGCCGTGCCGGAAAGCATGGAACCGACGATGAATGCAATCATCCCGCTCGCGCTGGATACGCTCTCCAGTGCTGCCCTGATCTTCTTTGCGGCAGTGGGACTCACACTCGTTTTCAACGTGCTGCGCGTCCTCAATGTCGCTCATGGCAGCTTCTATTCGATCGGCGCTTATGTCGCGGCATCGCTCTGCCTCTTTATCGTTAGCCGGCAGCTCAATCCCTATCTCTCGTTTGTTGTGTTGCTGTTCAGCGCCGTTCTCGTCGCCGTGATCCTCGGGCCGCTGATCGAAAGCACCTTGATCCGCTGGACTTACGGAAAGTCCGAGGCCGTTCAGATCCTTATCACCTTCGGCCTGTTTCTCATTCTCGAAGATGTGCAGCGTATCGTGTTCGGCGTTCAGTCTCTCTACGAGGATGCGCCCATGCGGTTGATGGGCTCGACGGCCATCGGCGGCATTGTCTATCTCAACTATCAGATTGCCCTGATCGCGATGGCGGTCCTCGTCGTTATCGGTCTGCGCCTCCTCATCAAGCATACGCGATATGGCCGCCTGATTACCGCCGTGGTGTTCGATCGGGAGATGGCTCAATCGATCGGCATCGACACCAACAGGATTTTCATTCTTGCCTTTTCGCTCGGCGTTTTCTTGGCTGCCCTCGGCGGCGCGCTGGCGGTGCCGACCTCGGGGGTTGCCCCCGGATTGGGCGCAGACACGATGGTGCTGGCATTCGCTGTCGCGGCCATCGGTGGGCTTGGCCAGATCGAGGGGGCCGCGCTCGCTGCGCTGATCGTTGCGCTGGCGCGGGTACTTGCGATCTATTTTGCGCCCTCGCTGGATGCGGTTGCACCCTATGCCGCGATGCTGATCGTCCTGCTGGTTCGCCCCTATGGTCTATTTGGTTCGGTCACTGCGAGGCGGATATGATACGCACCCTTGTCTTTGTCCTCGCGGTTCTTGCGCTTGTCATTGCGCCCACGGTCGCGCCCTGGCTCGAATTCGTGCTCACGATCGCCATCGCCAAGGGCTTCGCTGCGCTCGGTGTCGCCATCCTGTTGCGCGCCGGCCTAATCTCCATCGGTCATGCCATGTTCTTTGCCATCAGCGCCTATGGCGTGGCTTTCTTCGCGGGGAGCGGCATATCGGATTTTGGCATCCTGCTGGTGTTGTCGGTGGTTGTTGCGGGGATGGCGGGAGCGGTGGTCGGCGCTTTTCTTGTCCGTTATCGCGCCATCTTTTTCGCGATGCTCAACCTTGCGGTCTCCATGGTGTTCTATGCGCTGTTCGCCAAGCTTTACGGCATCACTGGCGGCACCGACGGCATGCCGGTTCCCGTGCCGCATGTGTTCGGCCTTGCACTCAGCGAGCCTGCCTTCAAGAACGTGTTGTTCTACGGCAGCGTGGCGTTAATGGTGCTGGTAGGGTTTCTGGTTCATCGTTATCTCGATAGCCCGCTCGGTCATGCCCTGTCGGCGGTTCACACCAATGAGGTGCGCCTCGAATATCTTGGCGTTCCTGTCTGGGCTGTTCTGCTGGTTGCTTATGTTCTGTCGGCGATGCTCGCGGGTATTGGCGGCGCGATCTCCGCTTTCGCTATCGGCCGCGTGGTTCCGGATTTCGCATTCTGGACGGCATCGGGCCATCTCGTTCTGGTCGCGGTGTTCGGCGGAATCGGCGGCGTGCCCGGTGCCTTTATCGGGGCGCTGTTTCTTGAACTCTTGCACACCAAGGCCGCGGCTTACACCGATGCCTGGAATCTGATCGTGGGGGCGACGCTGATCGCCGTCATCATGTTCCTGCCGAAAGGGCTTTACGGTCTTTTCTCCCGTAGCGAGGTTTCGGCCCAATGAGCGCTCCGATTCTGCAGGCGAGAAATCTGCACGTTGAATTCAGCGGTGTGAAGGCGGCCGACGGCGTCAGCCTCGACATCAATGAGGGTGAATTTCTCGCGGTGATCGGGCCGAACGGCTCCGGAAAGACAACGCTGCTCAATCTCTGCACCGGGTACGTCCGGCCGAGGTCAGGCAGTGTTCTTCTCGACGGCCATGCGATTACCGGGCTGACGCCGCGCGCCATCACGCGTCGTGGCGTCGCGCGGGCCTTCCAGATCCCGCAACTGTTCTCTGACCAGACCGTGCTCGACAACATGATGCTGGCGCTTGCGGCGAAGGACGGTCTGTGGACCATGGTGCGCCCGCTCGGATCGCGAGCCCGGCGCGACGAGGCGATAGCGCTGCTGGACCTGATCGGATTGCGGGATGATCGCAATCGCGTCAGCCGTACCTTGCCAGAAGGTCACCGCAAACTGCTCGATATCGCGGTGGCGCTGGCGCTGAAGCCGCGCCTGCTGCTGCTCGATGAGCCGACCAGCGGCGTCAGCACGCTCGAACGGTTTTCGCTGATGGAATCGCTGATGAGCGCGCTTCGTCAGCGCAGCATCACCGCGCTGTTCGTGGAGCACGATATGGATGTGGTGGCGCGTTATGCCAATCGTGTTCTGGTCTGGAACGCCGGCACCATCATGGCCCAGGGGCATCCCGACGAAATCTTCAAGGATGAGCGCGTCCTGAAAAATGTCATAGGTGTCGCATGACATTGGCGCTCGACAAGGTCGCGGTCTCGATCGAAGGCGTTCCGGTCCTGCGCGGCGTCTGCTGCGAGATTCTTGAACGCAAGACGACGATTCTGATCGGACGCAATGGCGCGGGAAAGACCACCACGCTGCGCGCGATCATGGGGCTTCTGCCGCTCGACGGCGGCGACATCCGCCTCGATGGCGAGGATTTGCGCAAGCAGCCGGCGCATTATCGCGCGCGTGCCGGAATTGGCTACGCGCCCGAAGACCGTCGTCTGGTGCCGGAAATGAGCGTCGAGGAAAACATCCGTCTTCCGGGGCTTGCGCTTGATCTCGACAAGGCCGAGATCAAGCTACGGCTCGAAGAGATCTATACATTTCTTCCGCAGTTGCATGTGATGCGGTTGCGGCCGGGCGGCGGGGTGTCCGGCGGTCAGGGCAAGATGGTGGCGCTGGGCCGCGCGCTGATGGTCGCACGCAAGGTGCTGCTGTTGGACGAACCGTTTCAGGGGCTTGCTCCGGCGCTCGCGCTGGACTATGCGCGGACGCTGGGCGAACTGCGCAAGCACCGCCCGGATCTGGCGCTGTTCATCACCGAATCCACGCCCGCGCTACTCAATGCGATCGCCGATCGCACCTTGCGGATCGAGCGCGGCGAAATTTCCGAACAATCCACGCATCTAGCGGAGAACGAGAATGCTTCTGCAGTTTGATCGCATCGCCAAGGACCGAACGGACCGGATTGGTATCAACATCGAGACTCTGGTGATCGCCGGCTGGGCGGGGCGTGACGTGGCCGCGATCGAGCATCATATTGAGGAATTGGCGGCGATCGGCGTGCCGCGCCCTTCGACCACGCCGCTCTATTACCGGGTGGCGGCGCAGACGCTGACTCAGGCCGACCAGCTTACCGTTCTCGGCCCGGACAGTTCCGGCGAGATCGAGCCGGTCGTGGTCGCCATGGCTGATGGTCTGTGGATTGGCATCGGCTCCGACCACACCGACCGCAAGGCGGAAGCCGCTGGTATTGCGCTGTCAAAACAGCTTTGCGGCAAGCCGGTGGGGCGGCAGCTCTGGTCCTACGCGGATGTCGAAGGACACTGGGACGAACTCACCCTGCGTTCGTGGGCTGTCATCGATGGCGCGCGCGTCCTATATCAGGAGAGCAAGGTCGCGAGCCTGCGGACGCCGCGCGACCTTATCCGCAAGTATGCCGATGCCGAAACATTGCAGCCCGGCACGCTGATGTTCTGCGGCACGCCTGGCGCGATTGGTGGTATCCGTCCGGCGTCGCGCTTTGAGATGGAACTGCACGATCCGGTGCTGAAGCGTTCACTGAACTATGCTTATGATATCAAGGTGCTTCCGGTCGTATCCTGAGCGCTGGCCGGATACATCTTCCTCACCAACTCCCGCATGAGACCTTGCCGATGTCTGCTGTTCAACGTCTGGAAGCCGCGCTTGCGCGCATTGCCTCGCCCGATCTGGAAGGGAAGAAGGCTTTCACCGCTGTCTTTACGGAGAGCGCCCGGCGTGAGGCCGAGGCAGCCGATCGGCGTGAGACGTCAGGGCAGTCGCTCGGGCCTCTGGACGGTCGCATCGTCTCGGTGAAGGCGCTGTACGACGTGGCGGGCACGGTGACTACGGCGGGCTCGGCGGTTCTGCGCGGCCTGCCGCCTGCCGCGAAGGATGCTGCCGTCGTACAGCGCTTGCGTGCGGCAGGAGCGGTCATCATCGGCAAGACTCAGATGACGGAATATGCGTTCTCGGCACTCGGCACCAATCCGCATGACGGCACGCCGGGCAATCCGCGCGATCGTCAGTGGGTGCCGGGCGGTTCGTCGTCAGGCGCGGTGGTCTCGGTGGTGGATGGTATGGCCGAGATCGCCATCGGCAGCGATACCGGTGGCTCGATCCGCATTCCGGCGGCATTGTCCGGCGCTGTCGGCTTCAAGCCGACGCGTGGCCGCGTACCGCTGGACGGTTCATTCTCGCTGTCCTCGAGCCTCGATACTCTTGGTCCCATTGCATCGAGCGTGCGTGACTGCGCGCTCACCGATCAGGTGTTGTCGGAAGAAGGCAGCGGTGCGCTGAGTGCAGCGCCTGCAGAGTCCTTTAAGTTGACAGTGGCGCACGGACGGTTGTTCGATCGCTGCGAGCCGGAAATCCTGGCCGCATTCGAAGATGCCTTGGCGCGGCTGCGCAAGGCGGGCCTCCGGATCGCGGACGGTTCGATGGACAAGGCGCTCGATGACGTTGCCGCCATCGACAAGATCGGGACTTTTCCTTCGATCGAACTGGGCGCGACTCTCGTCGGCCTCGGCGTCACCAGCCTCGATGGCATCGATCCCAAGACGCGCGTGCGCATCGAGGCAGGTGCCAATATCAAGGCGGTCGATTACGTTCGCATGGTTCGGCTTCGCGATGCGGCGGTTCGTGCTTTTGAAGCGTCGTTCGAATCTGACGAAGCCTTCATCGTGCCGACCACGCCCATCCGTGCGCCGCTCTTGTCGGCGGTCGAAAGCGATGCAGGATTCCATGAGGCCAACGGACTGGTGCTGCGCAATCCGCGCGTTGCCAATATGCTCGACTGCCCGTCGGTATCGTTGCCTTTGCCCATCAACGGGCTTCCCGCTGGACTCATGCTGATCGGCCGCAGGAACGCGGACCGCAAGCTGCTTGAGATAGCTGCTGCCATCGAGGCTATCCTGCAGCGTTGAGAATCCGGCGCCTGACGGCACGACAGCACCCCTCAGTGGATTTCGGGTTCCGGCGTCGCGGCGCCCGCCTGCAGGAAATCAAGATCGCAGCCGATATCGGCTTGCCCGATATGCTGTGAAAACATCGCGCCATATCCGCGTGTGAAACGCGGCGGAGGTGCGATCCATGTGGCCCTGCGTATTTCTATCTCCGCATCATCGATATCCAGATGGATGCGCCTTTCCGGAACATCGAGCTCGATCATGTCGCCGGTCCTGACGAGCGCCAGCGGGCCGCCCACGTAGCTTTCAGGCGCGACATGGAGCACGCACGCGCCATAGCTCGTGCCGCTCATTCGCGCATCCGAAATTCGAACCATGTCCCGCACGCCCTGTTTGACCAGCTTGGTCGGAATCGGCAGCATGCCCCATTCTGGCATGCCCGGGCCGCCCTTTGGTCCTGAATTGCGCAAGACCAGAACGTGATCGGGCGTCACGTCGAGATCGTCGCGATTAATTTGCGATGCCATATGGTTGTAATCGTTAAAAACGAGAGCAGGCCCGCGATGCTTGAGAAGCCGCGCTTCCGCGGCTGAAGGTTTCATTACGCAGCCTCCCGCCGCGAGATTGCCGCGCAGAACCGCGAGACCGTTGGCAGAGGATATAGGCTGATCGACCGTGCGAATGACGTCGTCATTCCAGACATTGGCTTCGTCCAGCACCTCCGCGAGGGTGTGGCCGAGCACGTTCTTCTGTGACAGGTCGAGATGGTTTGAAATTCTCTTCATCAGGCCCGGTAACCCGCCCGCGTAATAAAAATCCTCCATCAGGTATTTTCCGGACGGGCGGATATTAGCGATAACGGGGACGCGCGCCGACAGTTCGTCAAAACGTTCGAGCGCGAGGTTGATGCCGGCGCGTCGGGCGATTGCGATCAGATGAATGATGGCGTTGGTCGATCCTGCGATCGCGGCGCTGGTGATGATCGCATTGTCGAATGAGCCCGCGGTCAGGATGTCGGCTGGTTGCAAATCTTCCCAAACCATCTCGACGATCCGTCGTCCGCAAGCTGCTGCCATGCGGGGATGACTGGCGTCGGGTGCGGGAATTGAGGACGAGCCCGGAAGGGCCAGACCCAGAACTTCCGCCATTGCTGTCATAGTGGCGGCTGTTCCCATTGTCATGCAGACGCCGTTGGAGCGATTGATGCCGCTTTCCATTTCGTTCCACTGAGCGTCGCTGACGTTTCCGGCGCGCCGTTCGTCCCAGTACTTCCACAGATCGCTTCCCGAACCGAGGACCTGTCCATGCCAGTTACCCCGCAGCATGGGGCCGGCGGGCATATAGATCGCAGGCAGTCCGGCGCTGATGGCTCCCATCAGCAGCGCTGGCGTTGTCTTATCGCAACCGCCCATCAGAACCGCGCCATCGACCGGCTGCGCATGGAGATTTTCTTCCACTTCCATCGCGAGCAGGTTGCGATACAGCATAGTCGATGGCTTCACGAAATTCTCCGGCAGAGCCATCACCGGGATTTCGATCGGAAATCCTCCGGCCTGCAGCACGCCGCGTTTCACGTCCTCCACGCGATCCGGAAAATGTGCATGGCAGTGTGCAAATCCGCTCCACGTGTTGACGATCGCGATAATCGGCTTTCCCTCGAAGTCCTCTTGCGCGTAGCCCATCTGCTTCATGCGCGAACGATGGCCGAACGAGCGCATGTCATCCGGACCGAACCATCGGTGGCTCCGTAAATCCTGTGCTGTTTCAGGGCGCCGACGCTTCAAATCATTCGACATAGCAACCTCAACAAGGAGTGGCAGTCAGCCTCAAAAGGACATCGTTACTTCAGCCGGTCACGTGCTTCCGGCGTGTTCATATTGTCAGGGGATTCTCGTTAGCAGAAGCTACCGATGATGTCGCGTTGACAGAGAACGCCAGGCGGTTCGTAACCACCTTCGCCAGCCGCCCGTTTTCCAGATATCGCTCGCGAGTGCAGCAAGACTATCCTCGACCGCAACGGAAATGTGGAAAGGAAACATATGCTTTTCGCTGAACCAGCGGACCCCTTCCTCCACCAGATCAAGCTCCAGGAGATACTCGCCGGGTTTATGAGGTGCGATGGTGTCGATCAACATTCGGCTGCGTGCACCGGCTTTGATCGTTTGCGTCAGGGGTGTTCTTCCATCGGACCAGATGATCACTTCACCATTGCGCGACAGCCAATGGTTGCCGAGCGCGATGCCGCTTTCATCAAAAGGCTTCCAGTCCAGCGGGCTGCGGTTCTGTATCGCAACGTCGATTCGAAGCTGCTGACCGGGTCGTAAAGTCAATTTGGAATAGGGGCCCGTTATCGTGCCTGCGTAGATCGACTCAGGATAGCTGCCGGCCGTCTTGTGGCCGGTATCGCAAGGCAGTTGTTGCGCAGACCACGCAATGGCTTCTTCCAGACTCTCCGCCAATCGCTCGGATGCCTTACCGCGCATGATGGACGCGTAGCCGGCGGATATGACAGAGGTTTTATGGCCAGCGGGAAAAAGCTTCTTCAGGCCGGCATTTGGAAATCTGAACCTTCTGTATGGATTGAACTTGCTTCCATTGGGAAGAAAGAGCGCAACAGGTTCTTCAAAGGGACGATCTGCGAATAAGTCGACGATGGGCGTATCTGCAATTGCAAGGAGTTGCACTTTGCGCCCCTCCGCCAGAAGTGCGCGTGCCACTTCGAGCGCAATCATGGCGCCCTGGCAATTGCCTCCGATCACATAAGGCCCTTTCGGGTGAACCTTCTTGATCTCGTCGACATAGCGAGTGACGAATGCCTTCGCTGCCGGTGCATTGTAGTCGAGAAATAAATATCCAGACCTCATCATATAGGCCGGTCGGCGCGAACCGACGATCCGGCCGAACTGCAAGGCCTCCTCTTTGGTTTGCAAACACCAGAAGAGGGGAATTCCGGCTTGTGCCGTTCCCACGCGACGCAGGAAGCCTCCCTCCGAAGCGGGCCGCCCCGGCCATTGGGCCAGAAACTCGCTCATTCTCTCGCCGACCCATTCCGGAAGGGACGGTGCATTTTCCGGTGAGAGCTTGTTGTCCTGATATCCCGGAGATTCTTTTGTCCGGGCGGAAACGAGGTTTACGAAGTCCGATAGTCTGGAATGTTCAGAAAAATCTTCCGGGGAAAGATAGAGGCCGAAACGCTCCTCAATCGCGAAACACATCTGAAGCGCGAGCACGGAGTCTCCACCCAGCGCGAAGAAGTCGGCGTGTGAATCACTGAGCGGACCGCACTTCAAAAGCCTGGACCAGATCTCGGCGACAATCTGTTCGATACCGATCAATTTCGTATCCGGCACCTCGTTGTTAGATGGTCCAGCGAGAACGTGAAGTTGTTCGCTGAAGCGTGGATCGCCAACCATCGCAGCAAGCGAAAAGCGCTGTACCTTTCCAAGGGGTGTTCGTGGCACGTCCTCGCTTCTGATCAATCCGACGACTGCAGGAACAAAATGATAGGCCGAGGTCACGATGGAGCGAATCTCGGCGGCTGCATCTGCCAGTTCGTAAGCTTCGTCGTTTTCGGCCACAGCGAAGATGGCTACCGGTTTCCCTGAGGCCGGGCTGCGCCGGATCAGACTTTCCCGAAACGGCGCGACATAAACCTGGCGAAATCGGCTTTCGGAGGCGATAGTTTTCTCGATCTCCAGACATGAGAATTTCTTGGCATTGATGACGATCTGATCCTTCTCGCGGCCGACAACTGTGAGAAGACCATTGCGGAGGAAGCCTAGATCGCCGGTCCGCAGCCAGTCATCGTCCGTCAGCAGGTCGGCGGTGCCTTCTTCGTCTCCCAGATAGCCGCACGTCATGGTCGGACCCTGCACCTCGACAAGGCCGATGGCTTCTTCCGCCAAGATGGTCCCATTGTCGTCGACGATCCGTACGGCATGACCTGCGGTCGGTCGATCAAGGACGACCGGTCCTTCCTCCGTTAGATCTGGCGAAAAGACGGCGCCGCCTCCGGCCACGGGGCCACATTCCGTGAGGCCGTAACCGAGAATGATCGAGTCGGCAGGCAGGCCGAATGGTGTCAGGAGGTTAAGAAAGCTGCGGCACAGGGGCCGGGAAATTTGCTCCGCACCGATGCCGATTTTCCGGACGCGACTAATATCCCATTTCCGTCCCGGTTGGCTCTTGAGAGCATCGATGATCAGTGACATGCCGAAATTCGTCATGGTCGCGTGCGTGGTGCCCGTCTGTTCGAC belongs to Alphaproteobacteria bacterium and includes:
- a CDS encoding ABC transporter substrate-binding protein, with the translated sequence MKLRTALSALALVGSLGATMPAVAQTKPDSLGLGIFTFTSGPAAAYGMPGKNAADLMIEQINAAGGIGGVKIVPTYVDEAQGAQGVIAEYRRLSGEASNQVMIAALSSANCLALAPLAEQLQVPTVGWNCDTHHLLLDGKSKYVFRPNGNTVPEFVAYAVYLLARKPDVKTVAIINPDYAFGHDAATIFKAALKALRPDIQVVAELFPKMGSPNYQTEISRLTTARPDVVFSNLWGADLENFVRQAQPRGLFSSSQVVLALGETVLQRVPLPEGVIVGVLGDGWWMSPDAAANAQTKKFVDAYKAKYGEYPVFPSIKMANTLLYVKAAYEAAMKKNGGKWPSRAELVDAMRGSKVPTLTGTTVTRADNDGMVDQIVGVTVKSPNQSFPVIGEMVRYKGDALMPKEGQDPIGWISTLTPAFAASLPKPGSYK
- a CDS encoding branched-chain amino acid ABC transporter permease, whose protein sequence is MNAIIPLALDTLSSAALIFFAAVGLTLVFNVLRVLNVAHGSFYSIGAYVAASLCLFIVSRQLNPYLSFVVLLFSAVLVAVILGPLIESTLIRWTYGKSEAVQILITFGLFLILEDVQRIVFGVQSLYEDAPMRLMGSTAIGGIVYLNYQIALIAMAVLVVIGLRLLIKHTRYGRLITAVVFDREMAQSIGIDTNRIFILAFSLGVFLAALGGALAVPTSGVAPGLGADTMVLAFAVAAIGGLGQIEGAALAALIVALARVLAIYFAPSLDAVAPYAAMLIVLLVRPYGLFGSVTARRI
- a CDS encoding branched-chain amino acid ABC transporter permease, whose protein sequence is MRTLVFVLAVLALVIAPTVAPWLEFVLTIAIAKGFAALGVAILLRAGLISIGHAMFFAISAYGVAFFAGSGISDFGILLVLSVVVAGMAGAVVGAFLVRYRAIFFAMLNLAVSMVFYALFAKLYGITGGTDGMPVPVPHVFGLALSEPAFKNVLFYGSVALMVLVGFLVHRYLDSPLGHALSAVHTNEVRLEYLGVPVWAVLLVAYVLSAMLAGIGGAISAFAIGRVVPDFAFWTASGHLVLVAVFGGIGGVPGAFIGALFLELLHTKAAAYTDAWNLIVGATLIAVIMFLPKGLYGLFSRSEVSAQ
- a CDS encoding ATP-binding cassette domain-containing protein, translated to MSAPILQARNLHVEFSGVKAADGVSLDINEGEFLAVIGPNGSGKTTLLNLCTGYVRPRSGSVLLDGHAITGLTPRAITRRGVARAFQIPQLFSDQTVLDNMMLALAAKDGLWTMVRPLGSRARRDEAIALLDLIGLRDDRNRVSRTLPEGHRKLLDIAVALALKPRLLLLDEPTSGVSTLERFSLMESLMSALRQRSITALFVEHDMDVVARYANRVLVWNAGTIMAQGHPDEIFKDERVLKNVIGVA
- a CDS encoding ATP-binding cassette domain-containing protein, giving the protein MTLALDKVAVSIEGVPVLRGVCCEILERKTTILIGRNGAGKTTTLRAIMGLLPLDGGDIRLDGEDLRKQPAHYRARAGIGYAPEDRRLVPEMSVEENIRLPGLALDLDKAEIKLRLEEIYTFLPQLHVMRLRPGGGVSGGQGKMVALGRALMVARKVLLLDEPFQGLAPALALDYARTLGELRKHRPDLALFITESTPALLNAIADRTLRIERGEISEQSTHLAENENASAV
- a CDS encoding DUF2848 domain-containing protein gives rise to the protein MLLQFDRIAKDRTDRIGINIETLVIAGWAGRDVAAIEHHIEELAAIGVPRPSTTPLYYRVAAQTLTQADQLTVLGPDSSGEIEPVVVAMADGLWIGIGSDHTDRKAEAAGIALSKQLCGKPVGRQLWSYADVEGHWDELTLRSWAVIDGARVLYQESKVASLRTPRDLIRKYADAETLQPGTLMFCGTPGAIGGIRPASRFEMELHDPVLKRSLNYAYDIKVLPVVS
- a CDS encoding amidase; amino-acid sequence: MSAVQRLEAALARIASPDLEGKKAFTAVFTESARREAEAADRRETSGQSLGPLDGRIVSVKALYDVAGTVTTAGSAVLRGLPPAAKDAAVVQRLRAAGAVIIGKTQMTEYAFSALGTNPHDGTPGNPRDRQWVPGGSSSGAVVSVVDGMAEIAIGSDTGGSIRIPAALSGAVGFKPTRGRVPLDGSFSLSSSLDTLGPIASSVRDCALTDQVLSEEGSGALSAAPAESFKLTVAHGRLFDRCEPEILAAFEDALARLRKAGLRIADGSMDKALDDVAAIDKIGTFPSIELGATLVGLGVTSLDGIDPKTRVRIEAGANIKAVDYVRMVRLRDAAVRAFEASFESDEAFIVPTTPIRAPLLSAVESDAGFHEANGLVLRNPRVANMLDCPSVSLPLPINGLPAGLMLIGRRNADRKLLEIAAAIEAILQR
- a CDS encoding dihydroxy-acid dehydratase: MSNDLKRRRPETAQDLRSHRWFGPDDMRSFGHRSRMKQMGYAQEDFEGKPIIAIVNTWSGFAHCHAHFPDRVEDVKRGVLQAGGFPIEIPVMALPENFVKPSTMLYRNLLAMEVEENLHAQPVDGAVLMGGCDKTTPALLMGAISAGLPAIYMPAGPMLRGNWHGQVLGSGSDLWKYWDERRAGNVSDAQWNEMESGINRSNGVCMTMGTAATMTAMAEVLGLALPGSSSIPAPDASHPRMAAACGRRIVEMVWEDLQPADILTAGSFDNAIITSAAIAGSTNAIIHLIAIARRAGINLALERFDELSARVPVIANIRPSGKYLMEDFYYAGGLPGLMKRISNHLDLSQKNVLGHTLAEVLDEANVWNDDVIRTVDQPISSANGLAVLRGNLAAGGCVMKPSAAEARLLKHRGPALVFNDYNHMASQINRDDLDVTPDHVLVLRNSGPKGGPGMPEWGMLPIPTKLVKQGVRDMVRISDARMSGTSYGACVLHVAPESYVGGPLALVRTGDMIELDVPERRIHLDIDDAEIEIRRATWIAPPPRFTRGYGAMFSQHIGQADIGCDLDFLQAGAATPEPEIH
- a CDS encoding AMP-binding protein yields the protein MTPAISRGEPANRVPYSTLTHALLDAVDRFPEGQFVHAIRHGTLSTISYRDTLQNAKRLALALQRRGLKAGDDLVINLRNSENFIPALWAALLSNLLAVPLVQNASKQFGATRRREIFSFLNSVLSDGYILTDDPDLTDTPDAAASGLKILQFDELNNERQPAEIAMISENQGGAQLAVLTSGTTAQPKLVGLTADAVLARWWAKVPDARDAVTFLSWSPFDHIMGLGLAAPNTARKIHLDAEWFAANPLSWLDVVEQTGTTHATMTNFGMSLIIDALKSQPGRKWDISRVRKIGIGAEQISRPLCRSFLNLLTPFGLPADSIILGYGLTECGPVAGGGAVFSPDLTEEGPVVLDRPTAGHAVRIVDDNGTILAEEAIGLVEVQGPTMTCGYLGDEEGTADLLTDDDWLRTGDLGFLRNGLLTVVGREKDQIVINAKKFSCLEIEKTIASESRFRQVYVAPFRESLIRRSPASGKPVAIFAVAENDEAYELADAAAEIRSIVTSAYHFVPAVVGLIRSEDVPRTPLGKVQRFSLAAMVGDPRFSEQLHVLAGPSNNEVPDTKLIGIEQIVAEIWSRLLKCGPLSDSHADFFALGGDSVLALQMCFAIEERFGLYLSPEDFSEHSRLSDFVNLVSARTKESPGYQDNKLSPENAPSLPEWVGERMSEFLAQWPGRPASEGGFLRRVGTAQAGIPLFWCLQTKEEALQFGRIVGSRRPAYMMRSGYLFLDYNAPAAKAFVTRYVDEIKKVHPKGPYVIGGNCQGAMIALEVARALLAEGRKVQLLAIADTPIVDLFADRPFEEPVALFLPNGSKFNPYRRFRFPNAGLKKLFPAGHKTSVISAGYASIMRGKASERLAESLEEAIAWSAQQLPCDTGHKTAGSYPESIYAGTITGPYSKLTLRPGQQLRIDVAIQNRSPLDWKPFDESGIALGNHWLSRNGEVIIWSDGRTPLTQTIKAGARSRMLIDTIAPHKPGEYLLELDLVEEGVRWFSEKHMFPFHISVAVEDSLAALASDIWKTGGWRRWLRTAWRSLSTRHHR